In a single window of the Elaeis guineensis isolate ETL-2024a chromosome 4, EG11, whole genome shotgun sequence genome:
- the LOC105035564 gene encoding early nodulin-93, with protein MGSVSRSSLDQKLAMAKRCSHEGVVAGAKAAVVATVASAIPTLASVRMIPWARSFLNPAAQALIVSSAAGAAYFIVADKTVLAAARKNSFKDAYQADIKA; from the exons ATGGGTTCCGTCTCTCGCTCTTCTTTGGATCAGAAGCTGGCCATGGCAAAGCGCTGCTCCCACG AGGGAGTTGTCGCGGGAGCAAAGGCGGCCGTGGTTGCAACTGTTGCCTCGGCCATTCCTACT ttGGCTAGCGTTAGGATGATCCCATGGGCGAGGTCCTTCCTTAATCCCGCAGCTCAGGCCCTCATCGTTTCATCAG CGGCGGGGGCGGCGTACTTCATAGTTGCGGACAAGACGGTGTTGGCTGCAGCAAGGAAAAACTCGTTCAAGGATGCTTACCAGGCTGACATCAAGGCTTGA